A single genomic interval of Sphaerodactylus townsendi isolate TG3544 linkage group LG08, MPM_Stown_v2.3, whole genome shotgun sequence harbors:
- the SMCO1 gene encoding single-pass membrane and coiled-coil domain-containing protein 1 isoform X1: MRLLSPATQSQVCVNIHFHTPLHEDEQRSYISVCTEQDIKQVTKWEQQSCVFLEDGVETKLQCIQAQFTMLDTSMQKLSESSELQSTTLKNQMEENEMWASLVEDRYTSVEVNLFYSYICETIHYVHSQVLEKLPDLKGALPTLSSILRKKGKNQSIRIAWESVLERLGLHEGNVEALCAFFILHSYDACYYPVKQRQNYSTDISSVITKVVKNQLFRHSLLSAVRLVEDGKAWGGFQD; the protein is encoded by the exons ATGAGGTTGCTGTCTCCTGCAACACAGAGTCAAGTCTGTGTTAACATACATTTCCACACCCCTCTACATGAAGATGAGCAGAGAAGCTATATCTCTGTGTGCACTGAACAAGACATTAAACAGGTTACAAAATGGGAACAGCAGAGCTGTGTTTTTCTGGaggatgg GGTAGAGACTAAACTGCAGTGCATTCAGGCCCAGTTTACTATGCTAGACACTAGCATGCAGAAATTATCAGAGAGTTCTGAATTGCAAAGCACCACCCTGAAGAatcaaatggaggaaaatgaAATGTGGGCATCACTGGTAGAAGACAG ATACACTTCTGTTGAGGTAAACCTTTTCTACAGTTACATCTGTGAAACTATTCATTATGTACATTCTCAAGTACTAGAAAAGCTACCGGATCTGAAAGGAGCCCTTCCTACTCTGTCGTCTATCCTgaggaaaaaaggcaaaaacCAAAGCATCAGGATAGCATGGGAGTCAGTACTGGAGAGACTTGGACTGCACGAAGGAAACGTTGAAGCACTCTGTGCCTTTTTCATTTTACATAGCTATGATGCTTGCTACTACCCAGTTAAACAAAGACAGAACTACTCCACTGACATCAGTTCTGTTATAACAAAAGTAGTGAAGAACCAGCTCTTTCGACACAGTCTGCTAAGTGCTGTCCGTCTGGTGGAGGATGGGAAAGCTTGGGGAGGTTTCCAAGACTAA
- the RNF168 gene encoding E3 ubiquitin-protein ligase RNF168, giving the protein MSTELEAPLSLSDCLCNICMEIFLEPVTLPCQHTLCNACFQLTVEKASLCCPFCRRRVSSWARYNARNKTLINLKLWEAIQKFFPEECKRRINGQDQEEDVCIPQPVRCLSKPGELRQEYEAEITKVEEERRAHEQEESKASEEYIQNLLAEEKEQQRLAEEMKKQMAEQLLLDEKLAWELSLNLSSSGVENTHSSLSPGPSPLNSCKLPKRKSSGSEDIKKYLSPKSCSSLPPMILFNQLEEESRGSFSRESSSTKNSFICEEEREDEMPTLTPQMLVKERDKDSFLEPLMPQLNICTKDETSPLSLDLTCRSTYQGNELANTFCSVACKDDSEPMGTLSKREASVSDLENDKSVGNTGLIIHSKVGTLKKTLSSVMSGNQQNSGKAHCSLEVENNSAGNINSSRSLIEISLAKRKSQESSPEAAVSPHLRNKRRKTFSQTAEEDEEEVNGIQQQMNLEQQFYERLKQEQQDRLLALQLQKKMDKEEKMMNRKKGSPDEYHLRPQTSQSECASPVSCKQGAQPPSKKTEANRSKHHRSSQNENSKPSNKRQPKSPGIKRGKSLNCVLKSSDSKEPELLPTKQKTILQMLKRSARK; this is encoded by the exons ATGTCAACCGAATTGGAGGCTCCACTTTCCTTATCTGATTGTCTTTGCAATATTTGTATGGAAATTTTTCTGGAGCCTGTCACATTGCCATGCCAGCACACTCTCTGCAATGCTTGTTTCCAGCTTACAGTAGAGAAGGCCAGTTTGTGCTGTCCTTTTTGCCGTCGCCGAGTCTCTTCTTGGGCACGTTACAATGCCCGTAATAAAACTCTTATTAATTTGAAATTATGGGAAGCAATTCAGAAGTTTTTCCCGGAAGAATGCAAACGTAGAATTAACGGTCAGGACCAAGAAGAAGATG TATGCATTCCTCAGCCAGTACGTTGCTTAAGTAAGCCTGGAGAACTGAGACAGGAATATGAAGCTGAGATTACTAAG GTGGAGGAAGAACGACGGGCTCATGAGCAAGAGGAGAGTAAAGCAAGTGAAGAGTATATTCAAAATCTgttagcagaagaaaaagaacagcagaggctagcagaagaaatgaagaaacagATGGCAGAACAATTATTACTAGATGAAAAACTGGCCTGGGAACTGAGTTTGAATTTG AGCAGCTCTGGTGTGGAGAATACACACAGCAGTTTATCACCTGGCCCATCTCCCTTAAATTCCTGCAAATTACCGAAGAGAAAATCAAGTGGTTCTGAAGACATTAAAAA gTATTTGTCTCCAAAATCCTGTAGTTCTTTACCTCCAATGATACTCTTCAACCAATTAGAGGAAGAAAGCCGTGGTTCCTTCTCTAGG GAAAGCAGCAGTACTAAAAACAGTTTTATATgcgaagaagagagagaagatgaGATGCCCACACTGACTCCACAAATGTTGGTCAAGGAGAGAGACAAGGATTCTTTTTTAGAGCCATTAATGCCACAATTAAATATATGTACTAAAGATGAAACGTCTCCACTCAGCTTGGATCTGACATGCCGTTCTACTTATCAGGGAAATGAACTTGCCAATACATTTTGTAGTGTCGCTTGCAAAGATGACTCTGAGCCAATGGGTACTTTGTCAAAGAGAGAGGCATCTGTTTCTGACCTTGAAAACGACAAGAGTGTAGGAAACACAGGCTTAATAATACATTCAAAAGTTGgaacacttaaaaaaacactAAGTTCTGTTATGTCTGGTAACCAGCAGAATAGTGGAAAAGCACACTGTAGCTTAGAGGTCGAAAATAACTCAGCTGGAAATATAAACTCCAGCAGATCTCTGATTGAAATCTCTTTAGCAAAGAGAAAATCTCAAGAATCATCCCCTGAAGCAGCAGTCAGTCCACACTTGAGaaataaaaggagaaaaactttctCTCAAACTGCtgaggaggatgaagaagaggtGAATGGCATACAACAGCAGATGAACTTGGAACAGCAATTTTATGAAAGGCTTAAGCAAGAACAGCAGGACAGACTTCTGGCTCTGCAGCTTCAGAAGAAAATGGACAAAGAAGAAAAGATGATGAATCGCAAAAAAGGCTCTCCAGATGAGTACCACTTGCGCCCCCAAACATCTCAGTCTGAATGTGCCTCTCCAGTTTCTTGCAAGCAGGGCGCACAGCCTCCAAGCAAGAAGACTGAAGCAAACCGAAGCAAACATCACAGAAGTTCCCAAAATGAGAACAGTAAACCTTCTAATAAACGTCAGCCAAAGTCACCTGGTataaaaagagggaaaagttTGAATTGTGTACTCAAAAGTTCAGACTCTAAGGAGCCAGAATTGCTGCCAACCAAGCAAAAAACTATTCTTCAGATGTTGAAGAGGTCTGCCAGAAAGTAG
- the NRROS gene encoding transforming growth factor beta activator LRRC33 produces the protein MALIALSIFLSVVFLHTGSGSKPSADHSLCKLENRSADCNRKWLDSVPVDLPSGTEELLLDANSIQTLRNASLEPYQLLQSLRLCENGLELIEPGAFLGSRSLSLLFLANNALFMNYSMTATALRSLPALRKLDLSGNQLTEEMMATLIQQLSSLESLSVARNAIMRLDDSHFKNLLHLQNLDIQQNYIFEIETGAFEDLQGLQYLNLAYNYMPCIVDFDLAQLRVLNVSNNHIEWFLAAQNDVTFEIETLDLSHNQLLFFPLLPQLNKLQTLLLTHNRMSFYGNFFNDSESTLQIQFLYGNVTNVTTVNLWEEISHGTLSFLSFLDMSWNQFYYLPERFSEGMVSLTHLDLSHNCLKTLHINERELLSSLEHLDLSYNQLLDLQMSFSPGVNLPNLRWFNLSYNRLHGLPAEFFTHSAKITTVDLSHNPIEICALHGNTDGAASPICIDIRNAGSLRKLYLASCSLKVLGSHVFRGTSLVQLDLSDNPSALLDGLVPLQDVAPTLQVLFLRNTGLSAASTNVNFSAFQKLKNLDLSENSLASFPESLTGLKLSILDLRRNCLHSLPQHITQNQLGKSLRVIYLSQNPFDCCSLEWWDGLRRCHTVHIADMSQVTCNSSSMLISAANLPESVLQSCMWLTVDIVLLYIVLAFPTCLALLVAFGIFFLTFRQRILRMVKNRYRTSSSY, from the exons ATGGCGTTAATAGCCTTGAGCATCTTCCTAAGTGTAGTTTTCCTACATACAGGATCGGGAAGCAAGCCTTCAGCTGATCACAGTCTCTGCAAACTA GAAAACAGAAGTGCTGATTGCAATAGAAAGTGGCTGGACTCTGTCCCAGTAGACTTGCCTTCTGGAACAGAGGAACTTCTTCTGGATGCCAACAGTATACAGACTTTAAGGAATGCTTCTTTGGAACCGTATCAGCTCCTGCAGAGCCTCAGACTGTGTGAGAATGGGTTGGAGCtcattgaacctggggccttcctTGGCAGCAGGAGTCTTAGTTTGCTCTTCCTGGCCAACAATGCTCTCTTCATGAACTATTCAATGACAGCAACTGCTCTACGGTCTTTGCCTGCCCTGAGAAAGCTGGACCTATCAGGAAACCAACTCACTGAGGAGATGATGGCCACACTAATCCAGCAGTTGTCATCCTTAGAATCCTTGTCTGTGGCCAGGAATGCTATTATGAGGCTGGACGACTCTCACTTTAAAAACTTGCTTCACCTGCAGAATCTGGATATACAGCAGAACTACATCTTTGAGATTGAGACCGGTGCCTTTGAAGATTTACAAGGACTGCAGTATCTTAATCTGGCCTACAACTACATGCCTTGCATTGTGGATTTTGACCTGGCCCAACTGCGGGTGCTCAATGTCAGCAACAACCACATTGAATGGTTCCTGGCTGCACAGAATGATGTCACTTTTGAAATTGAAACACTAGATCTTTCCCACAACCAGCTCCTGTTCTTCCCACTGTTGCCCCAGCTGAATAAACTGCAAACTCTGCTGCTGACACACAATCGGATGAGCTTCTATGGCAATTTTTTCAATGATTCAGAGAGTACCCTGCAAATACAGTTTCTATATGGCAACGTCACCAATGTCACCACAGTCAACCTTTGGGAGGAGATCAGCCATGGTACTCTTTCTTTCCTGAGTTTTCTGGACATGAGTTGGAATCAGTTCTACTACCTGCCTGAGAGGTTTTCTGAAGGGATGGTTTCCCTCACTCACCTGGACCTCAGCCACAACTGCTTAAAAACATTGCACATTAATGAGAGGGAATTATTAAGCTCTCTTGAACATTTGGATCTCAGCTACAATCAGCTCTTGGATCTACAAATGAGCTTCAGTCCTGGAGTGAATTTACCTAACCTCAGATGGTTTAACTTAAGCTACAACAGACTGCATGGCTTGCCAGCTGAATTTTTTACCCATTCAGCAAAGATCACTACAGTTGACCTCAGTCACAACCCAATAGAGATTTGTGCCCTACATGGAAACACTGATGGTGCTGCAAGTCCTATCTGTATTGATATCAGAAATGCTGGCTCCTTGAGGAAGCTCTACTTAGCTAGTTGTAGCCTCAAAGTGTTGGGCAGCCATGTCTTTAGGGGTACTTCCTTAGTACAGTTAGATCTTTCTGACAATCCAAGTGCACTACTTGATGGCCTTGTACCTCTACAAGATGTGGCACCAACCCTGCAGGTGCTGTTTCTCAGGAACACTGGCCTGTCTGCTGCAAGCACAAATGTGAACTTTTCTGCCTTTCAGAAGCTCAAAAACCTGGACCTGTCTGAAAACTCTCTGGCCAGCTTCCCTGAGTCTTTAACAGGCTTGAAACTGAGCATTCTTGATCTCAGGAGAAATTGCCTGCACTCTCTACCTCAACACATCACACAAAATCAGCTTGGGAAGAGTTTGCGTGTGATCTACCTCAGCCAAAATCCCTTTGACTGCTGCAGTCTGGAGTGGTGGGATGGCCTTCGCAGATGCCACACTGTACACATTGCAGATATGAGTCAAGTCACTTGCAACTCCTCCTCTATGTTAATCAGTGCAGCAAATCTACCAGAATCAGTCCTCCAGAGTTGCATGTGGCTAACAGTAGATATAGTGTTGCTTTACATAGTTCTGGCTTTTCCCACTTGCTTAGCTCTGCTGGTTGCCTTTGGCATCTTTTTTTTGACTTTCAGACAACGGATTCTGAGAATGGTAAAGAACAGGTATAGAACGTCCAGCTCATAttaa
- the FBXO45 gene encoding F-box/SPRY domain-containing protein 1 has protein sequence MATAAGGAPNAGAGAGGWRLPGRVLEFVFSYLDLRELRSCALVCKLWHRVLHGDENSEVWRSLAARSLAEEALRTDILCNVPTYKGKVRAFQHAFSTNDCSRNVYIKKNGFTLHRNPIAQSTDGARTKIGFSEGRHAWEVWWEGPLGTVAVIGIATKRAPMQCQGYVALLGSDDQSWGWNLVDNNLLHNGEVNGSFPQCNNAPKYQIGERIRVILDMEDKTLAFERGYEFLGVAFRGLPKTCLYPAVSAVYGNTEVTLVYLGKPLDG, from the exons ATGGCGACGGCCGCCGGGGGGGCGCCGAATGCGGGTGCGGGTGCGGGGGGCTGGCGCCTGCCGGGCCGAGTGCTGGAGTTCGTCTTCTCCTACTTGGACTTGCGCGAGCTGCGGAGCTGCGCGCTGGTGTGCAAACTGTGGCACCGCGTCCTgcacggcgacgagaacagtgaGGTGTGGCGCAGCCTGGCCGCCCGCAGTTTGGCAGAGGAGGCGCTGCGCACCGACATCCTCTGCAACGTGCCTACCTACAAGGGCAAG GTGCGTGCCTTTCAGCATGCTTTCAGCACCAATGATTGTTCTAGGAATGTCTACATTAAGAAGAATGGATTTACTTTGCACAGGAATCCCATTGCTCAGAGTACAGATGGAGCAAGGACCAAGATTGGCTTCAGTGAAGGCCGCCATGCCTGGGAAGTCTGGTGGGAAGGTCCTCTTGGCACAGTGGCAGTAATTGGAATTGCTACAAAACGAGCCCCCATGCAGTGTCAGGGCTATGTGGCACTCCTTGGCAGTGATGATCAGAGCTGGGGCTGGAATTTGGTGGACAATAACTTGTTACATAATGGAGAAGTCAATGGCAGCTTTCCCCAGTGCAACAATGCTCCAAAGTATCAA ATAGGTGAAAGAATTCGTGTCATCTTGGACATGGAAGATAAGACACTCGCTTTTGAGCGAGGCTATGAGTTCCTAGGGGTTGCATTCCGGGGACTGCCAAAGACTTGTCTGTATCCAGCAGTGTCTGCTGTGTATGGCAACACTGAGGTGACGTTAGTTTATCTGGGGAAACCTTTAGATGGATGA
- the SMCO1 gene encoding single-pass membrane and coiled-coil domain-containing protein 1 isoform X2 — MKMSREAISLCALNKTLNRVETKLQCIQAQFTMLDTSMQKLSESSELQSTTLKNQMEENEMWASLVEDRYTSVEVNLFYSYICETIHYVHSQVLEKLPDLKGALPTLSSILRKKGKNQSIRIAWESVLERLGLHEGNVEALCAFFILHSYDACYYPVKQRQNYSTDISSVITKVVKNQLFRHSLLSAVRLVEDGKAWGGFQD; from the exons ATGAAGATGAGCAGAGAAGCTATATCTCTGTGTGCACTGAACAAGACATTAAACAG GGTAGAGACTAAACTGCAGTGCATTCAGGCCCAGTTTACTATGCTAGACACTAGCATGCAGAAATTATCAGAGAGTTCTGAATTGCAAAGCACCACCCTGAAGAatcaaatggaggaaaatgaAATGTGGGCATCACTGGTAGAAGACAG ATACACTTCTGTTGAGGTAAACCTTTTCTACAGTTACATCTGTGAAACTATTCATTATGTACATTCTCAAGTACTAGAAAAGCTACCGGATCTGAAAGGAGCCCTTCCTACTCTGTCGTCTATCCTgaggaaaaaaggcaaaaacCAAAGCATCAGGATAGCATGGGAGTCAGTACTGGAGAGACTTGGACTGCACGAAGGAAACGTTGAAGCACTCTGTGCCTTTTTCATTTTACATAGCTATGATGCTTGCTACTACCCAGTTAAACAAAGACAGAACTACTCCACTGACATCAGTTCTGTTATAACAAAAGTAGTGAAGAACCAGCTCTTTCGACACAGTCTGCTAAGTGCTGTCCGTCTGGTGGAGGATGGGAAAGCTTGGGGAGGTTTCCAAGACTAA
- the WDR53 gene encoding WD repeat-containing protein 53 yields the protein MAERWTNGHSSSILCLNVSKDGLVASGAEGGELTIWSKEGSRIEQPWLQKADDVTCVVFSPICPSLLYTSHGETVSVLDIRCLKEPVESFHVNEEEINYLSVNETGTLLAVADDSGAIKIIDLESKKLNRCLNRHSNICTSAVFRPQRPQCLVSCGLDMKVMLWNLQKTRPLWIKNLQEEEIEDQSAGQLFNPPLVHSLSVSTCGNIFGCGAEDGKIRIFRVIGTKFEPEMAFKGHSLGVSQVCFLPEAEAYWLVTGGNDGKVLLWNVSNDLAKQKSPVKNIHRRKIRMPNSTKKADKINADFTNERVPISPELTIEHGEKVNWISYAEIKGSRRVLVADQTSSISVYPVAES from the exons ATGGCTGAGAGGTGGACCAACGGACACTCCTCTTCAATATTATGTCTGAATGTGAGTAAAGATGGTCTGGTGGCTtcaggagcagaaggaggagaacTGACCATCTGGAGTAAGGAAGGTAGCCGAATAGAACAGCCATGGCTTCAGAAAGCGGATGATGTTACTTGTGTTGTGTTCTCTCCTATCTGTCCCAGTCTACTGTACACTTCTCATGGCGAAACAGTTAGTGTGCTGGATATCAGGTGTCTCAAGGAGCCAGTTGAAAGTTTTCATGTGAATGAGGAAGAGATCAATTATCTTTCAGTAAATGAAACAGGCACTCTTCTAGCTGTCGCAGATGATTCTGGAGCCATAAAGATAATTGACTTGGAAAGCAAGAAGTTAAACCGTTGTCTGAATAGACACTCAAATATTTGTACCTCTGCTGTGTTTCGGCCCCAAAGACCTCAGTGTCTTGTTTCATGTGGTCTGGATATGAAG GTTATGCTGTGGAATCTGCAGAAAACTCGCCCCCTGTGGATTAAAAATTTACAGGAGGAGGAAATAGAAGATCAGTCAGCTGGCCAGCTTTTTAACCCTCCCCTGGTCCATTCCTTGTCTGTTTCAACTTGTGGCAATATTTTTGGCTGTGGTGCTGAAGATGGTAAAATCAGAATCTTCCGGGTCATAGGTACCAAGTTTGAACCAGAGATGGCATTTAAGGGGCACTCCTTAGGAGTGTCACAAGTTTGCTTTCTACCAGAAGCTGAAGCTTATTGGCTGGTTACAGGAGGAAATGATGGCAAGGTGTTGCTGTGGAATGTCAGCAATGACCTGGCCAAACAGAAGAGTCCAGTGAAAAACATTCACAGACGGAAGATCAGGATGCCCAATTCAACCAAAAAAGCTGACAAAATTAATGCAGATTTTACTAATGAGAGAGTACCAATTTCACCAGAACTCACCATTGAACATGGAGAaaaggtgaactggatttcctaTGCTGAGATTAAAGGCTCCAGGAGAGTACTGGTTGCTGATCAAACTAGCAGTATATCTGTCTATCCTGTTGCTGAATCTTAG
- the SMCO1 gene encoding single-pass membrane and coiled-coil domain-containing protein 1 isoform X3 — translation MLDTSMQKLSESSELQSTTLKNQMEENEMWASLVEDRYTSVEVNLFYSYICETIHYVHSQVLEKLPDLKGALPTLSSILRKKGKNQSIRIAWESVLERLGLHEGNVEALCAFFILHSYDACYYPVKQRQNYSTDISSVITKVVKNQLFRHSLLSAVRLVEDGKAWGGFQD, via the exons ATGCTAGACACTAGCATGCAGAAATTATCAGAGAGTTCTGAATTGCAAAGCACCACCCTGAAGAatcaaatggaggaaaatgaAATGTGGGCATCACTGGTAGAAGACAG ATACACTTCTGTTGAGGTAAACCTTTTCTACAGTTACATCTGTGAAACTATTCATTATGTACATTCTCAAGTACTAGAAAAGCTACCGGATCTGAAAGGAGCCCTTCCTACTCTGTCGTCTATCCTgaggaaaaaaggcaaaaacCAAAGCATCAGGATAGCATGGGAGTCAGTACTGGAGAGACTTGGACTGCACGAAGGAAACGTTGAAGCACTCTGTGCCTTTTTCATTTTACATAGCTATGATGCTTGCTACTACCCAGTTAAACAAAGACAGAACTACTCCACTGACATCAGTTCTGTTATAACAAAAGTAGTGAAGAACCAGCTCTTTCGACACAGTCTGCTAAGTGCTGTCCGTCTGGTGGAGGATGGGAAAGCTTGGGGAGGTTTCCAAGACTAA